A single genomic interval of uncultured Sphaerochaeta sp. harbors:
- a CDS encoding GGDEF domain-containing protein, with protein MAAFSRENHIQRIVLALVLIVFVMALYYDSFLKTEPLSVGKVTAWDELWTIEIDGHTFAEEVTLPYSLPKPVKNKVISLHHTIPSQLSAEQRTIAFNSSMASVLVKVDNESIYSFDGPERGWALPVFGGTYTHFIRLEESYLGGDLSITFGYTSNNSFAGHFKPVYSGSKTDLLFHELGEWPSLFYGFSLLLIGLLVVLFSFSIQTDEERKSFFYFGLVLLALGGWVFSQTPSKFILFRNPALPMNLSFAALFLLPLFLVNYIIHSYPVGKWASPFLYISHFFASLYILGGALQLFGIMQYTDLLLPCGLFLALFLLSLFTLLVIEYFRGNQDLKSFLLAMGFLLSSIIAEVILLMLGISLDSAVILHFGMAASAVVLFWRSATLMRIKTKSICKEQLLLSLAYSDALTEVGNRAAYDREVSRIQASKDKHVLGILMMDINDLKKINDTQGHTQGDMILRDFAHRVQKILPSRAKVFRYGGDEFIALISDVSEEELQKMAERVLSHFSFGNKLHYHVAVGFDRYIPKRKDRFHQCVGRADEAMYACKHSMKQSSSAT; from the coding sequence ATGGCTGCTTTCTCACGTGAAAATCATATTCAGAGAATTGTGCTTGCCTTGGTCCTGATTGTATTCGTCATGGCCCTCTACTACGATTCATTCTTGAAAACTGAACCGCTTTCTGTCGGGAAAGTGACAGCATGGGATGAACTATGGACCATCGAAATCGACGGCCATACATTTGCTGAGGAGGTCACGCTTCCCTACTCACTACCAAAACCCGTTAAAAACAAGGTAATCTCGCTTCACCATACCATCCCCTCACAACTGTCTGCTGAGCAAAGAACCATTGCATTCAACTCCAGCATGGCAAGTGTCTTGGTGAAGGTGGACAATGAATCAATCTATAGTTTCGATGGACCTGAAAGAGGATGGGCGCTCCCTGTTTTTGGAGGAACCTACACCCATTTCATCCGTCTCGAGGAATCATATCTTGGAGGAGATTTGAGCATTACTTTCGGCTATACCTCCAACAACTCATTTGCTGGGCATTTCAAACCAGTTTACAGTGGGAGCAAGACCGATTTATTGTTTCACGAACTAGGAGAGTGGCCTTCCCTCTTCTATGGATTCTCACTTCTCTTGATCGGCTTGTTGGTGGTTCTCTTTTCCTTCTCCATCCAGACAGATGAAGAGAGAAAGAGTTTTTTCTACTTTGGCTTGGTACTGCTTGCTCTCGGTGGGTGGGTTTTCAGCCAGACCCCCAGCAAATTCATCCTCTTCAGGAACCCTGCTCTCCCGATGAATCTCAGTTTTGCTGCACTCTTTCTGCTACCTCTCTTCCTGGTCAATTACATCATCCACTCCTACCCGGTTGGTAAGTGGGCTTCGCCATTCCTGTATATCTCACATTTTTTCGCCTCCCTCTACATCCTTGGAGGGGCACTCCAACTCTTCGGCATCATGCAGTACACTGATCTACTGCTTCCCTGTGGGTTGTTCCTTGCTCTTTTTCTACTCTCTCTCTTTACACTCTTGGTAATCGAGTATTTTAGGGGAAACCAAGACCTGAAGTCCTTCCTGCTTGCAATGGGGTTTCTGCTTTCGTCCATCATTGCTGAGGTAATCCTGCTCATGCTTGGTATTTCCCTCGATAGTGCCGTTATCCTCCATTTTGGTATGGCGGCCTCGGCGGTGGTGCTTTTCTGGCGTAGTGCCACCTTGATGAGGATCAAGACAAAATCGATTTGCAAAGAACAACTCCTGCTCAGTCTTGCCTACAGTGATGCTCTGACCGAGGTAGGGAATCGGGCAGCCTATGACAGGGAGGTCTCCCGAATCCAGGCATCGAAGGATAAGCATGTACTGGGGATTCTTATGATGGATATCAATGACCTGAAGAAGATCAATGACACCCAAGGACATACACAGGGAGATATGATCTTGAGGGACTTTGCACACCGGGTACAAAAGATTCTCCCTTCCCGTGCAAAGGTTTTCCGCTATGGTGGTGATGAGTTCATCGCACTGATCAGCGATGTTTCAGAAGAGGAACTGCAAAAGATGGCAGAACGGGTACTCTCACACTTCTCCTTTGGCAACAAACTCCACTACCATGTGGCAGTAGGGTTTGACCGATACATTCCCAAGAGAAAAGACCGATTCCATCAGTGTGTCGGCCGTGCTGATGAAGCCATGTATGCATGCAAGCATTCCATGAAACAATCCTCTTCAGCTACTTGA
- the pyk gene encoding pyruvate kinase, whose protein sequence is MTYTKIVATLGPASETYVMVKAILEAGCRVIRLNFSHGSHEEQQKRFDYVRQASKELGFPVTVFMDLQGPKIRLGQLQEEMYVLQKGEKIILTTEPCVGTRERISIDYPYLHEEIKVGQRILINDGLVSLIVESIEGKDIHCSLLEEGVLFPRKGVNLPEVPLRQLSSFTEKDKRDLDFAFRNNLDYVALSFVRSGKDVKALKEHMMASYGRTIPIISKIEKPEAVTNLQEIMDESSVIMIARGDLGVEAPAEEVPLIQKAIIRSCIDRGLPVITATQMLESMMHNPKPTRAETNDVANAVLDGTSAVMLSGETAAGEYPLQAVTTMSRIASLAERSDVFQKQVFNQISMLDPERKITTTEAVGLATRELSLSIGAAFIACFTQTGSTARLIAKFRPSVPIIAFSPLPEVVTYLALSWGVTPILIDQLASVDELLAYAPEYLLKQGMVKQGDTVVITAGVPVGSSGKTNMVKVVEIE, encoded by the coding sequence ATGACCTACACCAAGATTGTTGCCACACTGGGACCGGCGAGCGAGACGTATGTGATGGTTAAAGCCATTTTGGAAGCTGGATGCCGAGTGATAAGGCTGAATTTCAGCCATGGTTCGCATGAAGAACAGCAGAAGCGGTTTGACTATGTCAGGCAGGCAAGCAAGGAGTTGGGTTTTCCTGTGACCGTATTCATGGACCTGCAAGGGCCCAAGATTCGTCTTGGACAATTACAGGAAGAGATGTATGTACTGCAGAAGGGAGAGAAAATCATCCTGACCACTGAGCCATGCGTGGGAACCAGGGAGCGTATCAGTATTGACTATCCATACCTGCATGAAGAGATCAAGGTAGGGCAACGGATATTGATCAATGACGGATTGGTCTCCCTTATCGTGGAAAGCATTGAAGGGAAAGACATCCATTGTTCCTTGCTGGAAGAGGGAGTCCTTTTTCCCCGGAAAGGGGTAAACCTTCCAGAGGTTCCCTTACGCCAACTGAGTTCATTCACGGAGAAAGACAAGAGAGACTTGGATTTTGCTTTCAGGAATAACCTTGATTACGTGGCTCTCTCCTTCGTTCGTAGCGGAAAAGATGTTAAAGCCTTGAAAGAGCATATGATGGCCTCATACGGCAGAACCATCCCCATTATCAGCAAGATCGAGAAGCCTGAGGCAGTTACCAACCTCCAGGAGATTATGGATGAGTCAAGCGTGATCATGATCGCCCGAGGAGACCTTGGGGTGGAAGCTCCGGCTGAGGAGGTTCCCCTGATCCAGAAGGCAATCATCAGGTCCTGCATCGATCGTGGGCTTCCTGTCATTACCGCAACACAGATGCTGGAGTCAATGATGCACAATCCCAAACCTACCAGGGCTGAAACCAATGATGTGGCGAATGCAGTGTTGGATGGTACGAGTGCAGTTATGCTCAGTGGGGAGACTGCAGCAGGTGAGTACCCTTTGCAAGCAGTGACCACGATGAGTCGGATTGCGAGTCTTGCTGAGCGGAGTGATGTATTCCAAAAGCAGGTCTTCAACCAAATCAGCATGTTGGATCCAGAGCGAAAGATCACAACGACCGAGGCTGTGGGTCTTGCTACCCGTGAGCTTTCCCTCTCTATCGGTGCGGCATTCATTGCATGCTTCACCCAAACTGGCTCTACAGCACGCTTGATAGCAAAATTCCGTCCCTCGGTTCCCATTATCGCCTTCTCTCCCTTACCGGAGGTGGTGACCTACCTTGCCTTGAGTTGGGGGGTTACCCCAATTCTCATCGACCAACTTGCAAGTGTGGATGAGTTGCTGGCGTACGCACCAGAGTATCTGCTGAAACAGGGAATGGTAAAGCAAGGAGATACCGTGGTAATTACTGCAGGGGTTCCTGTAGGCAGTAGTGGTAAGACCAATATGGTCAAGGTAGTGGAGATCGAGTAA
- a CDS encoding MMPL family transporter, with translation MNRQIARSWIIIAVAILFTLICISSIGLLHIDSSTDAFIPQSHPVVATNERIEERFGSLDSVVVSLYAPHSMVREEYLDLLSVLTRKIEALEGVKQASSLANLKHLEPSSDGVAVVSLYDGDIGRMEDRIASWESFYEGTFISEDHHVLSILIQTTREYNAGLLLSNLRELLIPLEGLEFSLLGLPAVTEEIERSLLSDLAVLAPIVALLIILVLYLFLRRISAVLLSLVPLVFSSSLTLGIMAWTGITVTMATMLVPILLLIVGSAYTVHIFSHFYQEYDGKHIEETLQNVVHTNTYPIIGAAATTAFAFLAQLSSPLGPFRTFGLLSFIGVVACAGSSLILLPALIRVVYGVRVPRPQKVSKPQSIFLVRFAMRVSNKWGKLTITLFLLMIIVVLPLSYLSLQEGTNMLGFFRPSSSLVRMNNRYNQAMQGSFSLSVMITPPKGTATLSPEVLKTLEHAIQVIEEEPTVGGVQSILPFIKRMNQLLGPAEGGVVETVQDEPVFDFFSGPLSSEGSTTNPTATKQLESGGKGSYEIPSDPATYGLSTEEELSHLIAQYLLLYSSSLDSFINDPLEPDSTLFTILLKESHTETLRSISTMIPTLFPSTWNVEIGGGEAVSLALTDLVTKSQIISLFSSLIAVWILVLIALRSAKLATLALLPCLFALSSVFLAMALFSIKLDIVTSLIAALAIGIGVDYAIHLLSAFMRNKHSLDEIMMITGKAILANAASVAVGFSGLLFSRFLPIANLGLLFCIAMIAASAAALLLLVALQVHLPNLFNTYRRKS, from the coding sequence ATGAACAGGCAAATTGCACGTAGTTGGATCATCATAGCTGTTGCAATACTCTTCACGCTTATCTGCATAAGCAGTATAGGGCTCCTACACATCGACAGCTCAACCGATGCATTCATCCCACAATCACACCCGGTGGTAGCCACCAATGAGCGTATAGAAGAACGATTCGGCTCCCTGGACTCAGTGGTGGTAAGTTTGTACGCCCCACACTCGATGGTAAGAGAAGAGTACCTCGATCTGCTTTCTGTGCTTACCAGGAAAATTGAAGCATTGGAGGGGGTAAAGCAGGCCTCCAGCTTGGCAAACCTCAAACATCTGGAACCCTCCTCCGATGGAGTTGCAGTTGTCTCCCTTTATGATGGGGATATAGGGAGGATGGAGGATCGCATAGCTTCCTGGGAATCTTTCTATGAAGGTACGTTTATCTCTGAGGACCATCATGTACTCTCCATTCTTATCCAAACCACACGAGAATACAACGCAGGACTCCTGCTCTCCAATCTTAGGGAGTTGTTGATCCCTCTGGAAGGGCTCGAATTCTCTCTGCTTGGGCTACCAGCCGTTACTGAGGAGATTGAAAGGAGCCTACTCAGCGACCTTGCAGTGCTTGCCCCGATAGTGGCTCTACTGATTATCCTGGTGCTCTATCTTTTCCTGCGTAGAATATCTGCTGTTCTGCTCTCTCTGGTTCCCCTTGTGTTCAGCAGCTCACTGACACTGGGCATTATGGCATGGACGGGAATCACGGTAACCATGGCGACCATGCTTGTGCCGATCCTCCTGCTTATTGTAGGGAGTGCTTATACCGTGCATATATTCAGCCACTTTTATCAAGAATATGATGGCAAGCATATTGAGGAGACTCTGCAAAACGTAGTGCACACCAATACCTACCCCATTATTGGGGCTGCTGCAACAACTGCGTTCGCATTCCTTGCCCAACTTTCCAGCCCTCTTGGGCCTTTCAGGACTTTCGGTTTGCTCAGTTTCATTGGAGTGGTTGCATGTGCCGGAAGTTCACTAATCCTGCTCCCTGCCCTCATCAGGGTCGTATATGGGGTGAGGGTTCCAAGACCACAGAAGGTCAGCAAACCTCAGAGCATATTCCTTGTACGATTTGCGATGAGGGTATCCAACAAGTGGGGAAAACTGACAATCACCCTTTTCCTGCTTATGATCATCGTCGTCCTTCCTCTCTCCTACCTGTCATTGCAGGAAGGCACAAATATGCTCGGATTCTTCAGACCCTCCTCATCCTTGGTCAGGATGAACAATCGCTATAACCAGGCAATGCAAGGATCCTTCTCTCTCTCGGTCATGATCACTCCTCCAAAAGGTACGGCCACGCTCAGCCCAGAGGTACTGAAGACACTTGAACATGCAATCCAGGTTATTGAAGAGGAACCCACGGTGGGTGGTGTTCAGTCCATTCTGCCGTTCATTAAACGCATGAATCAGTTGCTTGGACCTGCTGAGGGAGGTGTCGTGGAAACGGTGCAGGATGAACCGGTATTTGACTTTTTCTCCGGTCCACTCTCCAGCGAAGGATCTACTACCAACCCCACAGCAACCAAGCAGCTCGAAAGCGGAGGCAAAGGCTCTTATGAGATTCCCAGTGACCCAGCTACCTATGGTCTATCCACAGAGGAGGAGCTGAGTCATCTCATCGCCCAATACCTCTTGTTGTACAGTTCGTCCTTGGATAGTTTTATCAATGATCCACTGGAACCAGATTCAACGCTTTTCACCATCCTGCTCAAGGAGTCACACACTGAAACACTTCGATCCATCTCAACCATGATCCCCACTCTCTTCCCATCAACATGGAACGTTGAGATCGGAGGAGGAGAGGCAGTAAGCCTTGCCCTGACTGACCTGGTCACCAAGAGCCAGATCATCAGTCTCTTCAGCTCACTCATTGCTGTCTGGATACTGGTACTTATCGCACTCCGCTCTGCAAAACTTGCAACACTTGCCCTCCTTCCCTGCCTCTTTGCACTCTCCTCAGTATTTCTGGCTATGGCGCTTTTCTCCATCAAACTGGATATCGTGACCAGCCTCATTGCAGCATTGGCAATTGGTATCGGAGTGGATTATGCCATTCACTTGCTCTCAGCGTTCATGCGCAACAAGCACTCCCTTGATGAGATCATGATGATCACCGGCAAAGCAATCTTGGCAAATGCTGCATCGGTTGCAGTGGGATTTAGCGGACTCCTCTTCAGTCGCTTCCTTCCAATTGCAAACCTTGGTCTGCTCTTCTGCATCGCCATGATTGCAGCAAGTGCTGCTGCACTCTTGCTCTTGGTGGCACTCCAGGTCCATCTCCCCAACCTATTCAACACTTATAGGAGGAAATCATGA
- a CDS encoding outer membrane lipoprotein-sorting protein — protein sequence MKRFITLFSILCLGCSFLIFSSPTADQIMEQVLERQSSTTSALDIRLTLIDSSGGTRERRLQTLSATKEGRTSTLTVFLSPESVRNTRFLSIEGTEGTTEQWIFLPSLKRIRKIAGAEEAGSFMGSDFSYSDMASTTYDTGQADHRLISEDSNSFTVESIPHEMKAYGKTITVVDKKTYLPLEVQFYELDGKTLLKTLTTEAIDTLSDRPISTIMEMKTHSSSHATRLEILQARFDMPLPEGYFTTRFLETGRL from the coding sequence ATGAAACGATTCATTACACTGTTCTCTATACTCTGCCTTGGATGTTCTTTCCTAATCTTCAGCTCACCGACAGCTGACCAGATCATGGAACAGGTACTTGAAAGACAGAGCTCAACGACTTCGGCACTCGATATCAGACTCACCTTGATCGATAGCTCGGGAGGTACCAGAGAGAGACGACTGCAAACACTCAGCGCAACAAAAGAGGGAAGGACCTCGACTCTGACGGTATTTCTCTCCCCCGAGAGTGTACGCAATACCCGCTTTCTCTCCATTGAAGGCACAGAGGGGACTACGGAGCAGTGGATTTTCCTCCCCTCCCTTAAGCGGATCAGAAAAATAGCGGGCGCTGAGGAAGCCGGTTCATTCATGGGCAGTGATTTCTCCTATAGCGATATGGCCTCAACTACGTATGATACAGGCCAAGCAGATCACCGTCTCATCTCTGAGGATAGTAACAGCTTTACCGTTGAATCGATTCCCCATGAGATGAAAGCGTATGGAAAAACCATCACCGTTGTTGACAAGAAAACCTATCTTCCGCTGGAAGTTCAGTTTTATGAGCTTGATGGAAAAACTCTTCTTAAAACATTAACCACTGAAGCAATTGATACGCTCTCTGATCGCCCGATCAGTACAATTATGGAGATGAAAACCCACTCCAGTTCACACGCCACACGCTTGGAGATACTTCAGGCACGCTTCGACATGCCTCTTCCAGAGGGATATTTTACGACCAGATTCCTGGAAACAGGGAGGCTTTAA
- a CDS encoding helix-turn-helix transcriptional regulator, which translates to MVILSDILLFLTTALVVSITCLCILLFYRVRDAYIGSFLTVLVPLSLQMCLSLLVTYLTRTLPVGNLDANAFQVFALGATIFSVLLTTTLLLMMSRYLIQLLPAQEDQKHLGNRILTFLILLFFLISLWVIIAESKGDWQKALSDTIAYHFFAGSMFLVIHAVLSGIFVKKATTWEEERLLKGIIYTFLPLFFLFPLDLLFFRNLPFKLVYLSFSTLSVYLYYFISRRYFLTWEQTDQLDAEGGKEYGLSLREEEVLRLLAAGCSNQEIAKQLYISPNTVKTHIKNIYAKMGVNNRLQLFSLLKK; encoded by the coding sequence ATGGTAATCCTATCCGATATCCTGCTCTTCCTTACCACCGCTTTGGTGGTTTCCATTACCTGTCTCTGTATTTTGCTCTTCTACCGTGTGCGTGATGCATATATTGGTTCCTTCCTTACTGTCCTTGTTCCTCTCTCACTGCAAATGTGTCTCTCTCTCTTGGTCACCTACCTGACCAGGACACTTCCGGTGGGAAACCTGGATGCCAATGCTTTCCAGGTATTTGCACTGGGAGCAACCATCTTTTCTGTCCTGCTCACTACCACATTGTTGCTTATGATGAGCAGATACCTGATTCAACTCTTACCGGCACAGGAAGACCAGAAGCACCTGGGAAACCGTATCCTTACATTCTTGATCCTGTTATTTTTCCTGATCAGCCTCTGGGTAATCATTGCTGAAAGCAAGGGAGACTGGCAGAAAGCCCTCAGCGACACTATAGCCTATCACTTCTTTGCGGGTAGCATGTTCTTGGTAATCCACGCAGTCCTGAGTGGCATCTTCGTCAAGAAAGCGACTACCTGGGAGGAAGAGCGCCTGTTGAAGGGAATCATCTACACCTTTCTACCGCTGTTCTTCCTGTTTCCCCTGGATTTGCTGTTTTTCAGGAATCTTCCTTTCAAGCTGGTCTATCTTAGTTTTTCCACACTCTCAGTCTATCTCTACTATTTCATCAGCCGTAGATATTTCTTGACTTGGGAGCAGACCGACCAATTGGATGCAGAGGGGGGCAAGGAGTACGGGCTCTCACTCAGGGAGGAAGAGGTATTACGACTACTGGCCGCAGGATGCAGTAATCAAGAGATTGCAAAGCAGCTCTACATCTCACCAAATACCGTTAAAACCCACATCAAGAACATCTATGCAAAGATGGGCGTGAATAACCGACTCCAGCTCTTCTCCCTGCTCAAGAAGTGA
- a CDS encoding Fur family transcriptional regulator — protein MTKARKALLELLKESKEPVSASMLSGDPSLPFDQATIYRNLHYLEEQGFAESFILHCTEHGTERYYSYRSRSEGVHHHWFHCEKCHTFIDLGGCAYQEQMKDWEKQYGFTISDHTFFLTGICASCKS, from the coding sequence ATGACTAAGGCAAGGAAAGCCCTGCTGGAGTTGCTCAAAGAGAGCAAGGAACCTGTCAGTGCATCGATGCTGAGCGGAGATCCCTCACTTCCCTTTGACCAAGCAACCATCTATCGTAACCTGCACTACCTTGAGGAGCAGGGTTTTGCTGAATCGTTCATCCTACACTGTACTGAACACGGCACCGAACGCTACTATAGCTATCGCAGCCGCAGTGAAGGAGTCCATCACCACTGGTTCCACTGTGAGAAGTGTCATACATTCATCGATCTTGGAGGGTGTGCATACCAAGAGCAGATGAAAGATTGGGAAAAACAGTATGGATTCACCATCAGCGACCACACGTTCTTTCTCACCGGTATCTGTGCCTCTTGCAAGTCATGA
- a CDS encoding metal ABC transporter permease, which produces MNDLLGFFSALFNPDFPFVRNAFFAGLLSSVLFGVLGSVVTVKRIAGLAGAISHAVLGGIGIALYLSATGLVPNLSPMVGAIIFALLSAAIIGTVSLRSKQREDTVIQAIWAIGMSIGVLFMAKTPGYTDPSSYLFGNILLIAPSDLILLAILDVVVIVLAWRFYPQIEATAFDEEFAQVRGIPTHVVFLAILSITAVAVVLLQTFVGIVMVIAMLTLPAGTAGYKAKNLASMMAFATLFSFLFSFAGLAVGWGFDIPVGATVVVIAGAFYLGRSAGDLLKKWRKHHD; this is translated from the coding sequence ATGAACGATCTTCTAGGATTCTTTTCTGCATTGTTCAACCCCGATTTTCCCTTTGTGAGAAATGCATTCTTCGCAGGATTACTCTCTTCTGTTCTCTTCGGGGTGCTGGGCTCGGTCGTTACCGTGAAACGGATAGCTGGCCTTGCCGGAGCCATCAGCCATGCAGTGCTTGGTGGTATCGGGATTGCTCTCTATCTATCAGCCACCGGCTTGGTCCCCAATCTAAGCCCAATGGTAGGAGCCATAATCTTTGCGCTCCTTTCAGCAGCAATCATTGGGACGGTTTCGCTTCGTTCCAAGCAACGTGAGGATACGGTCATCCAAGCAATCTGGGCAATCGGGATGAGTATTGGTGTGCTGTTCATGGCAAAGACCCCTGGATACACCGATCCATCAAGCTACCTTTTTGGAAATATCCTGCTCATTGCCCCCTCTGACCTCATCCTGCTTGCTATTCTTGATGTGGTGGTCATTGTACTCGCTTGGAGATTCTATCCCCAGATTGAAGCAACTGCCTTTGACGAGGAGTTCGCCCAGGTGAGAGGAATCCCGACCCATGTGGTATTTCTCGCCATCCTCTCGATAACAGCGGTAGCCGTTGTCCTGCTGCAGACATTTGTGGGTATCGTAATGGTGATTGCCATGCTCACGCTCCCCGCAGGAACAGCAGGGTATAAGGCGAAAAATCTTGCCTCCATGATGGCCTTTGCCACGCTCTTCTCTTTCCTGTTCTCCTTTGCAGGGCTTGCTGTGGGCTGGGGATTCGATATCCCTGTGGGAGCAACCGTTGTCGTTATTGCCGGTGCATTCTACTTGGGGCGGTCGGCTGGTGACCTGCTGAAAAAATGGAGGAAACACCATGACTAA
- a CDS encoding ABC transporter ATP-binding protein — protein MSTIPIALSFHEVAFSYPHLRVLEDVSFHFHAGEFIALVGPNGSGKSTLLKLVLGLEAPQSGAIRLLGENPRKSRALVGYVPQHTNYDPNFPISVLEVVRMGRVDASKRGGKAEQTEKALQALKQVELEHLAQRPYSALSGGQRRRVLVARALAAEPTMLILDEPAANLDKESEQRLYATLGKLKGSTTILIVTHDMREVSPLIDRVFCIDAHRDGKLGRTVVQHALEEAAEGTRKRVRHDVEIPGDFCHFPREDV, from the coding sequence ATGAGTACTATTCCTATTGCACTCTCATTCCATGAAGTTGCCTTCTCTTATCCCCATTTAAGAGTCCTTGAGGATGTATCCTTTCATTTTCATGCAGGGGAGTTTATCGCCTTGGTCGGCCCAAACGGTTCAGGGAAAAGTACCTTGCTGAAGTTGGTCCTTGGTCTGGAGGCTCCCCAATCTGGTGCGATCAGGTTGCTTGGTGAGAATCCAAGAAAGAGCCGAGCCCTTGTAGGCTATGTTCCCCAGCACACCAACTATGATCCCAATTTCCCTATTTCCGTATTGGAAGTCGTGAGGATGGGGCGTGTTGATGCATCAAAGCGGGGAGGGAAAGCTGAGCAGACGGAGAAAGCACTGCAAGCACTCAAGCAGGTTGAGCTTGAGCACCTTGCCCAGCGGCCCTACAGTGCCCTGAGCGGGGGCCAGAGGCGACGAGTGTTGGTTGCCCGTGCCCTTGCAGCTGAACCCACCATGCTGATTCTTGATGAGCCGGCGGCCAATCTGGACAAGGAGAGCGAACAAAGACTCTATGCAACCCTTGGGAAGCTCAAGGGTTCGACAACCATCTTGATTGTTACCCACGATATGAGAGAGGTCTCCCCCTTGATCGACCGGGTGTTCTGTATCGATGCGCATAGGGATGGAAAGTTGGGTCGGACTGTCGTCCAGCATGCACTTGAGGAAGCAGCAGAAGGCACAAGGAAACGGGTACGTCACGATGTAGAGATTCCCGGAGACTTCTGCCATTTTCCAAGGGAGGATGTATGA
- a CDS encoding zinc ABC transporter substrate-binding protein, with protein MRTRALSILLALILTPFVLFAGGNTEQDSKPIVMVSILPHAYFVDQIAGDLVETAVLVGEGQNPHSYEPSPSQMARLAKASIWILSGTDFEHALIDKVSSLYPDLVIIDGTEGMTLRTLEEHDHEDEEAGEDEPVHDLNIDRHTWLGWEQAKVLVKNISTALTTHLGLPEVEIGESSRQLLSLIDGEFSSLETELAGLSDSTVFVYHPSFGYFLDSFGLHQEAVETGGKEPTAKDLALLIERAQDEQAKAIFVQKQFPSGSAEKVAQVVGAQVVALDPLAYDWLGNIRLMGNALKESL; from the coding sequence ATGCGAACACGTGCATTATCGATACTGCTGGCGCTCATCCTAACCCCTTTCGTTCTCTTTGCAGGAGGAAATACTGAGCAGGATTCCAAGCCTATTGTGATGGTGAGTATTCTTCCCCATGCATATTTTGTCGACCAGATCGCTGGTGACCTGGTGGAAACTGCTGTACTGGTTGGGGAGGGGCAGAATCCACATTCCTATGAACCTTCTCCTTCCCAAATGGCTCGGTTGGCAAAGGCCAGTATCTGGATTCTCAGTGGCACGGACTTTGAACATGCCCTAATCGACAAAGTCTCAAGCCTTTATCCAGATCTTGTGATCATAGATGGGACAGAAGGAATGACCCTTCGAACCTTGGAAGAGCATGACCATGAGGATGAGGAAGCAGGAGAAGATGAGCCTGTTCATGATTTGAACATTGATCGACATACCTGGCTTGGATGGGAACAGGCGAAGGTGCTAGTGAAGAACATCAGCACTGCATTGACCACCCACCTTGGATTACCTGAAGTGGAGATAGGAGAGAGTTCTAGGCAACTCCTCTCCCTGATCGATGGGGAATTCTCCTCGTTGGAAACAGAGCTCGCGGGGCTCTCTGACAGTACCGTCTTTGTCTACCATCCCTCCTTTGGATACTTCCTTGACTCATTCGGCCTTCATCAGGAGGCTGTCGAGACAGGAGGGAAGGAACCTACAGCAAAGGACTTGGCTCTCCTGATAGAGCGGGCACAAGATGAACAGGCCAAGGCAATTTTTGTACAAAAGCAATTTCCCTCCGGCAGTGCAGAGAAAGTCGCCCAGGTGGTTGGTGCACAGGTAGTGGCACTCGATCCCCTTGCCTATGATTGGTTGGGTAATATCCGCCTGATGGGTAATGCCCTGAAGGAAAGCCTATGA
- a CDS encoding gamma carbonic anhydrase family protein: protein MMYAYNGKSPSIAEGCYIAPSADVIGNVTLGEGVSIWFHATLRADVNTIHIGGQSNLQDNVVAHVDKGFPLIVGERCTVGHGAIIHACTIEDDCLIGMGAIVLNGAVIGKESIVAAGALVSQNKVYPPRSLLVGTPAKLIRTLSDEEFAKVRENTQEYWEFAHDLATGKQTIN, encoded by the coding sequence ATGATGTACGCATATAATGGTAAGTCACCGAGTATAGCAGAAGGTTGTTACATCGCACCCAGTGCTGATGTCATCGGCAATGTCACATTGGGGGAAGGGGTCTCCATCTGGTTTCATGCCACACTCAGGGCAGATGTGAATACCATCCATATTGGTGGGCAATCGAACCTTCAGGACAACGTAGTTGCACATGTAGACAAGGGCTTTCCGCTTATTGTGGGAGAAAGATGCACTGTCGGACATGGTGCCATCATCCATGCCTGCACCATTGAGGATGACTGTCTTATCGGTATGGGAGCAATTGTACTCAATGGGGCAGTAATTGGGAAAGAGTCCATCGTTGCTGCAGGGGCTCTGGTTTCCCAGAACAAGGTTTACCCTCCCCGCTCATTGCTGGTCGGCACCCCTGCAAAACTCATCAGGACACTCAGTGACGAGGAGTTTGCCAAGGTGAGGGAAAACACCCAGGAGTACTGGGAGTTTGCTCACGACCTTGCAACCGGCAAGCAGACGATCAACTAG